A single region of the Ursus arctos isolate Adak ecotype North America unplaced genomic scaffold, UrsArc2.0 scaffold_10, whole genome shotgun sequence genome encodes:
- the GJA3 gene encoding gap junction alpha-3 protein: MGDWSFLGRLLENAQEHSTVIGKVWLTVLFIFRILVLGAAAEEVWGDEQSDFTCNTQQPGCENVCYDKAFPISHIRFWVLQIIFVSTPTLIYLGHVLHIVRMEEKKKEREEELLKGDSPHHGPAARCGQKDRPPVRDDRGKIRIAGALLRTYVFNIIFKTLFEVGFIAGQYFLYGFELKPLYRCDRWPCPNTVDCFISRPTEKTIFIIFMLAVACVSLLLNMLEIYHLGWKKLKQGMTNHYRSDSPESRVGATKPGGVSPLLLPSRSAPPTVTIGFPPYYTHSASSLGQATATGYPGAPPPATDFSMAALSEAPGKDHPAKFYNGNHHLLMTEQNWANQEAEQQTSARKASPPASTSASLSPPGSTQQLPQEGGPGSSAPGLLGNGNGSSLAESKLEVTPNDREEAVTTAVEMHAPPLLPADPGRLSKASKASGGRARPTDLAI, from the coding sequence ATGGGCGACTGGAGCTTTCTGGGGAGACTATTAGAAAACGCACAGGAGCACTCCACGGTCATTGGCAAGGTTTGGCTGACGGTCCTGTTCATCTTCAGGATCCTGGTGCTGGGCGCCGCAGCCGAGGAGGTGTGGGGAGACGAGCAGTCGGACTTCACGTGTAACACGCAGCAGCCCGGCTGCGAGAACGTCTGCTACGACAAAGCCTTCCCCATCTCGCACATCCGCTTCTGGGTGCTGCAGATCATCTTCGTGTCCACGCCCACCCTCATCTACCTGGGCCATGTGCTGCACATCGTGCGcatggaagagaagaagaaagagcgGGAGGAAGAGCTGCTGAAGGGCGACAGCCCGCACCACGGGCCGGCTGCGCGCTGTGGGCAGAAGGACAGGCCGCCGGTACGGGATGACCGGGGCAAGATTCGAATCGCCGGGGCCCTGCTCCGGACCTACGTCTTCAACATCATCTTCAAGACGCTGTTTGAAGTGGGCTTCATCGCCGGGCAGTACTTCCTGTACGGCTTTGAGCTGAAGCCGCTGTACCGCTGTGACCGGTGGCCCTGCCCCAACACGGTGGACTGCTTCATCTCCAGGCCCACGGAGAAGACCATATTCATCATCTTCATGCTGGCAGTGGCCTGCGTGTCCCTCTTACTCAACATGCTGGAGATCTACCACCTGGGCTGGAAGAAGCTTAAACAAGGAATGACCAACCACTATCGCTCAGACTCCCCTGAATCCAGGGTGGGGGCCACAAAACCTGGGGGTGTGagcccactcctcctcccctcccgctCTGCCCCGCCCACTGTTACCATCGGATTCCCGCCTTACTACACtcactctgcctcttccctgggaCAGGCCACAGCCACAGGCTACCCTGGGGCCCCTCCACCAGCAACAGACTTCAGCATGGCAGCCCTGTCCGAGGCACCCGGGAAGGACCACCCTGCCAAATTCTACAATGGCAACCACCACCTGCTAATGACAGAACAGAACTGGGCCAACCAGGAGGCCGAGCAGCAGACTTCTGCCAGGAaggcctcccctccagcatccaCTTCTGCATCCCTGAGCCCTCCAGGCAGCACCCAGCAGCTCCCTCAGGAGGGTGGCCCGGGAAGCAGCGCGCCTGGCCTGTTGGGGAACGGGAATGGCAGCAGCTTGGCAGAGAGCAAATTGGAAGTGACTCCCAATGACAGGGAGGAGGCAGTGACCACTGCGGTGGAGATGCACGCGCCTCCTTTGCTCCCCGCAGACCCTGGACGATTGAGCAAGGCCAGTAAGGCCAGCGGTGGTCGGGCCAGACCGACTGACTTGGCCATCTAG